The proteins below come from a single Anguilla rostrata isolate EN2019 chromosome 3, ASM1855537v3, whole genome shotgun sequence genomic window:
- the LOC135251455 gene encoding gastrula zinc finger protein 5-1-like isoform X1: MEIHNKLKIANKKRENNTSAMSTHARTTANSVLGTEVSLSFQDELAATIHGAFEVAVEIAVLEITKLVGQALGDVRDQMHETLRENKSLKQRLQAAELELSARGTCNVGDESQAQLVVTVGNVSSTAQIQQTLKSPSPQLNSKLKAGKEKIQKDDKPKAKFQMSASSNVAVEESYGFLAAPAETSTRHNGSFSEIREDGRVCSQELDPNLGEPIPSQEFVTAVKGNSPKVYTENLVNFNLEAAPGTGSTSSLCIGSGSPEVEQVKVKEEKSEPDHGSDSGSGSSASIAEEDNFNPDNLSLAQSKLLEDWRPEPLQLQSCNANPLVPCTSLSVSDPPIFAPDVPEQNTLEPAASGPSIFPSNFSNSYQPAETVGLSTSQLPYAGQIGSANSASIVPPRIHVCKVCGEAFHLPGELRRHHSQRHNPKPRNPKRQIFPPGRSPYHCTQCGRDFNRMENLKTHLRIHTGERPYTCSVCGVRFRHSGALTRHFRIHTGEKPYACSQCGKTFRNCGGLRFHQRSHTREGQGMGD; this comes from the exons ATGGAAATTCACAATAAACTCAAAATTGCTAACAAGAAAAGGGAGAATAATACTTCGGCAATGTCGACACATGCCCGTACAACAGCAAATTCAGTTTTAGGTACTGAGGTGTCGCTTTCTTTCCAAGATGAACTGGCGGCAACGATACATGGTGCATTTGAAGTGGCGGTGGAAATTGCAGTGCTGGAGATCACTAAACTGGTCGGTCAGGCCTTGGGAGATGTTCGTGACCAGATGCATGAAACATTACGGGAGAACAAGTCCCTGAAGCAACGTTTGCAAGCAGCTGAGCTAGAACTCAGTGCCCGTGGTACATGCAACGTAGGAGACGAGAGTCAGGCGCAGCTTGTGGTAACTGTGGGTAACGTCAGCTCAACTGCTCAAATACAACAAACTCTGAAGTCACCAAGCCCTCAACTGAACAGCAAATTGAAAGCAGGGaaagagaaaatacagaaaGACGACAAACCAAAAGCTAAATTCCAAATGAGCGCCTCATCGAATGTTGCAGTTGAAGAAAGTTATGGGTTTTTGGCAGCACCTGCTGAGACGAGTACAAGACACAACGGGTCATTTAGCGAAATCCGGGAGGACGGCCGAGTATGTTCCCAAGAACTGGACCCTAATTTAGGAGAACCAATCCCTAGCCAGGAATTTGTTACAG CTGTTAAGGGGAATTCACCTAAAGTGTACACTGAGAACCTGGTGAATTTTAATCTGGAGGCTGCCCCAGGAACTGGCAGCACCTCATCCCTATGCATTGGCTCAGGAAGTCCTGAAGTGGAGCAGGTCAAGGTAAAGGAAGAAAAGTCTGAGCCAGACCATGGTTCTGACTCTGGTTCTGGCTCCAGTGCCAGCATTGCTGAAGAGGATAATTTCAACCCGGATAACCTCTCTCTGGCTCAGTCCAAACTGCTTGAAGACTGGAGGCCCGAGccactgcagcttcagagctGCAACGCCAACCCTCTTGTTCCCTGCACCAGTCTCTCAGTGT CTGACCCTCCCATCTTTGCCCCAGATGTTCCTGAACAGAACACCCTTGAACCAGCCGCCAGTGGCCCTTCCATCTTCCCCTCTAACTTCTCAAACTCCTACCAGCCTGCAGAGACGGTGGGACTGTCCACTTCTCAGCTGCCGTATGCCGGCCAAATTGGCAGCGCAAACTCTGCCTCCATCGTGCCTCCCAGAATACACGTCTGCAAGGTCTGCGGTGAAGCATTCCACCTGCCAGGGGAGCTGCGCCGGCACCACAGCCAGCGGCACAACCCCAAACCCAGGAACCCCAAACGGCAGATCTTTCCCCCAGGACGCAGCCCTTACCACTGCACCCAGTGCGGCCGTGACTTCAACCGCATGGAGAACCTGAAGACCCACCTGCGCATCCACACAGGGGAGCGACCCTATACCTGCTCTGTGTGCGGCGTTCGCTTCCGCCACTCGGGGGCGCTCACGAGGCACTTCCGTATCCACACTGGCGAAAAGCCCTACGCCTGCAGTCAGTGTGGCAAGACCTTCCGCAACTGCGGGGGGCTCCGCTTCCACCAGCGCTCGCACACCAGGGAAGGCCAGGGCATGGGGGACTGA
- the sst5 gene encoding somatostatin-1A isoform X3, translated as MRRLKICFGSINVSLIIFFFDGRGTCTSRLLQLQVLLVALSASVLLAQVNGAPQRDMLAELLRTDVTEGNEDLSRMLFLKIVSDLMMTGDNKVLPDPRPRSTEELRIHQDVARQLPLSQRERKAGCRNFFWKTFTSC; from the exons ATGAGACGGctcaaaatatgttttggcTCAATTAATGTCAGTttgatcattttcttttttgacgGGCGGGGGACTTGTACAAGCCGTCTGTTGCAG CTGCAGGTCTTACTAGTGGCCCTCTCTGCATCAGTGCTGCTTGCCCAAGTCAACGGAGCACCCCAGAGGGACATGCTGGCCGAACTCCTGCGTACGGATGTTACAGAGGGTAACGAG GACCTCTCCCGCATGCTGTTTCTGAAGATCGTGTCTGACCTGATGATGACGGGGGACAACAAGGTCCTGCCTGATCCACGTCCACGGTCCACGGAGGAGCTGAGAATTCACCAGGATGTGGCTCGCCAGCTGCCCCTCTCCCAGCGCGAGCGCAAAGCTGGCTGTCGGAACTTTTTCTGGAAGACCTTCACCTCATGTTAG
- the sst5 gene encoding somatostatin-1A isoform X4, with protein sequence MRRLKICFGSINVSLIIFFFDGRGTCTSRLLQVLLVALSASVLLAQVNGAPQRDMLAELLRTDVTEGNEDLSRMLFLKIVSDLMMTGDNKVLPDPRPRSTEELRIHQDVARQLPLSQRERKAGCRNFFWKTFTSC encoded by the exons ATGAGACGGctcaaaatatgttttggcTCAATTAATGTCAGTttgatcattttcttttttgacgGGCGGGGGACTTGTACAAGCCGTCTGTTGCAG GTCTTACTAGTGGCCCTCTCTGCATCAGTGCTGCTTGCCCAAGTCAACGGAGCACCCCAGAGGGACATGCTGGCCGAACTCCTGCGTACGGATGTTACAGAGGGTAACGAG GACCTCTCCCGCATGCTGTTTCTGAAGATCGTGTCTGACCTGATGATGACGGGGGACAACAAGGTCCTGCCTGATCCACGTCCACGGTCCACGGAGGAGCTGAGAATTCACCAGGATGTGGCTCGCCAGCTGCCCCTCTCCCAGCGCGAGCGCAAAGCTGGCTGTCGGAACTTTTTCTGGAAGACCTTCACCTCATGTTAG
- the sst5 gene encoding somatostatin-1A isoform X1: protein MPAPTNASPVSQGLPRRTRIQLRRGRDEEKERGKEKRAKTQKLPKHAEKETGNAELQVLLVALSASVLLAQVNGAPQRDMLAELLRTDVTEGNEDLSRMLFLKIVSDLMMTGDNKVLPDPRPRSTEELRIHQDVARQLPLSQRERKAGCRNFFWKTFTSC, encoded by the exons ATGCCTGCTCCCACAAATGCTTCTCCTGTCTCACAGGGCCTGCCACGGAGGACAAGAATACAGCTAAGAAGAGGAAGggatgaagagaaagaaaggggaaaggaaaagagagcaaaaacacagaaactaCCTAAGCATGCAGagaaggaaacaggaaatgcagag CTGCAGGTCTTACTAGTGGCCCTCTCTGCATCAGTGCTGCTTGCCCAAGTCAACGGAGCACCCCAGAGGGACATGCTGGCCGAACTCCTGCGTACGGATGTTACAGAGGGTAACGAG GACCTCTCCCGCATGCTGTTTCTGAAGATCGTGTCTGACCTGATGATGACGGGGGACAACAAGGTCCTGCCTGATCCACGTCCACGGTCCACGGAGGAGCTGAGAATTCACCAGGATGTGGCTCGCCAGCTGCCCCTCTCCCAGCGCGAGCGCAAAGCTGGCTGTCGGAACTTTTTCTGGAAGACCTTCACCTCATGTTAG
- the sst5 gene encoding somatostatin-1A isoform X5, which produces MVSAVLTTPDLVKRLMSARGDLQVLLVALSASVLLAQVNGAPQRDMLAELLRTDVTEGNEDLSRMLFLKIVSDLMMTGDNKVLPDPRPRSTEELRIHQDVARQLPLSQRERKAGCRNFFWKTFTSC; this is translated from the exons ATGGTGTCCGCGGTACTGACAACCCCAGATCTGGTGAAAAGGTTAATGAGTGCCAGAGGCGAT CTGCAGGTCTTACTAGTGGCCCTCTCTGCATCAGTGCTGCTTGCCCAAGTCAACGGAGCACCCCAGAGGGACATGCTGGCCGAACTCCTGCGTACGGATGTTACAGAGGGTAACGAG GACCTCTCCCGCATGCTGTTTCTGAAGATCGTGTCTGACCTGATGATGACGGGGGACAACAAGGTCCTGCCTGATCCACGTCCACGGTCCACGGAGGAGCTGAGAATTCACCAGGATGTGGCTCGCCAGCTGCCCCTCTCCCAGCGCGAGCGCAAAGCTGGCTGTCGGAACTTTTTCTGGAAGACCTTCACCTCATGTTAG
- the LOC135251455 gene encoding zinc finger protein 16-like isoform X3, with protein sequence MHETLRENKSLKQRLQAAELELSARGTCNVGDESQAQLVVTVGNVSSTAQIQQTLKSPSPQLNSKLKAGKEKIQKDDKPKAKFQMSASSNVAVEESYGFLAAPAETSTRHNGSFSEIREDGRVCSQELDPNLGEPIPSQEFVTAVKGNSPKVYTENLVNFNLEAAPGTGSTSSLCIGSGSPEVEQVKVKEEKSEPDHGSDSGSGSSASIAEEDNFNPDNLSLAQSKLLEDWRPEPLQLQSCNANPLVPCTSLSVSDPPIFAPDVPEQNTLEPAASGPSIFPSNFSNSYQPAETVGLSTSQLPYAGQIGSANSASIVPPRIHVCKVCGEAFHLPGELRRHHSQRHNPKPRNPKRQIFPPGRSPYHCTQCGRDFNRMENLKTHLRIHTGERPYTCSVCGVRFRHSGALTRHFRIHTGEKPYACSQCGKTFRNCGGLRFHQRSHTREGQGMGD encoded by the exons ATGCATGAAACATTACGGGAGAACAAGTCCCTGAAGCAACGTTTGCAAGCAGCTGAGCTAGAACTCAGTGCCCGTGGTACATGCAACGTAGGAGACGAGAGTCAGGCGCAGCTTGTGGTAACTGTGGGTAACGTCAGCTCAACTGCTCAAATACAACAAACTCTGAAGTCACCAAGCCCTCAACTGAACAGCAAATTGAAAGCAGGGaaagagaaaatacagaaaGACGACAAACCAAAAGCTAAATTCCAAATGAGCGCCTCATCGAATGTTGCAGTTGAAGAAAGTTATGGGTTTTTGGCAGCACCTGCTGAGACGAGTACAAGACACAACGGGTCATTTAGCGAAATCCGGGAGGACGGCCGAGTATGTTCCCAAGAACTGGACCCTAATTTAGGAGAACCAATCCCTAGCCAGGAATTTGTTACAG CTGTTAAGGGGAATTCACCTAAAGTGTACACTGAGAACCTGGTGAATTTTAATCTGGAGGCTGCCCCAGGAACTGGCAGCACCTCATCCCTATGCATTGGCTCAGGAAGTCCTGAAGTGGAGCAGGTCAAGGTAAAGGAAGAAAAGTCTGAGCCAGACCATGGTTCTGACTCTGGTTCTGGCTCCAGTGCCAGCATTGCTGAAGAGGATAATTTCAACCCGGATAACCTCTCTCTGGCTCAGTCCAAACTGCTTGAAGACTGGAGGCCCGAGccactgcagcttcagagctGCAACGCCAACCCTCTTGTTCCCTGCACCAGTCTCTCAGTGT CTGACCCTCCCATCTTTGCCCCAGATGTTCCTGAACAGAACACCCTTGAACCAGCCGCCAGTGGCCCTTCCATCTTCCCCTCTAACTTCTCAAACTCCTACCAGCCTGCAGAGACGGTGGGACTGTCCACTTCTCAGCTGCCGTATGCCGGCCAAATTGGCAGCGCAAACTCTGCCTCCATCGTGCCTCCCAGAATACACGTCTGCAAGGTCTGCGGTGAAGCATTCCACCTGCCAGGGGAGCTGCGCCGGCACCACAGCCAGCGGCACAACCCCAAACCCAGGAACCCCAAACGGCAGATCTTTCCCCCAGGACGCAGCCCTTACCACTGCACCCAGTGCGGCCGTGACTTCAACCGCATGGAGAACCTGAAGACCCACCTGCGCATCCACACAGGGGAGCGACCCTATACCTGCTCTGTGTGCGGCGTTCGCTTCCGCCACTCGGGGGCGCTCACGAGGCACTTCCGTATCCACACTGGCGAAAAGCCCTACGCCTGCAGTCAGTGTGGCAAGACCTTCCGCAACTGCGGGGGGCTCCGCTTCCACCAGCGCTCGCACACCAGGGAAGGCCAGGGCATGGGGGACTGA
- the sst5 gene encoding somatostatin-1 isoform X6, translating into MVSAVLTTPDLVKRLMSARGDVLLVALSASVLLAQVNGAPQRDMLAELLRTDVTEGNEDLSRMLFLKIVSDLMMTGDNKVLPDPRPRSTEELRIHQDVARQLPLSQRERKAGCRNFFWKTFTSC; encoded by the exons ATGGTGTCCGCGGTACTGACAACCCCAGATCTGGTGAAAAGGTTAATGAGTGCCAGAGGCGAT GTCTTACTAGTGGCCCTCTCTGCATCAGTGCTGCTTGCCCAAGTCAACGGAGCACCCCAGAGGGACATGCTGGCCGAACTCCTGCGTACGGATGTTACAGAGGGTAACGAG GACCTCTCCCGCATGCTGTTTCTGAAGATCGTGTCTGACCTGATGATGACGGGGGACAACAAGGTCCTGCCTGATCCACGTCCACGGTCCACGGAGGAGCTGAGAATTCACCAGGATGTGGCTCGCCAGCTGCCCCTCTCCCAGCGCGAGCGCAAAGCTGGCTGTCGGAACTTTTTCTGGAAGACCTTCACCTCATGTTAG
- the sst5 gene encoding somatostatin-1A isoform X2, translating into MPAPTNASPVSQGLPRRTRIQLRRGRDEEKERGKEKRAKTQKLPKHAEKETGNAEVLLVALSASVLLAQVNGAPQRDMLAELLRTDVTEGNEDLSRMLFLKIVSDLMMTGDNKVLPDPRPRSTEELRIHQDVARQLPLSQRERKAGCRNFFWKTFTSC; encoded by the exons ATGCCTGCTCCCACAAATGCTTCTCCTGTCTCACAGGGCCTGCCACGGAGGACAAGAATACAGCTAAGAAGAGGAAGggatgaagagaaagaaaggggaaaggaaaagagagcaaaaacacagaaactaCCTAAGCATGCAGagaaggaaacaggaaatgcagag GTCTTACTAGTGGCCCTCTCTGCATCAGTGCTGCTTGCCCAAGTCAACGGAGCACCCCAGAGGGACATGCTGGCCGAACTCCTGCGTACGGATGTTACAGAGGGTAACGAG GACCTCTCCCGCATGCTGTTTCTGAAGATCGTGTCTGACCTGATGATGACGGGGGACAACAAGGTCCTGCCTGATCCACGTCCACGGTCCACGGAGGAGCTGAGAATTCACCAGGATGTGGCTCGCCAGCTGCCCCTCTCCCAGCGCGAGCGCAAAGCTGGCTGTCGGAACTTTTTCTGGAAGACCTTCACCTCATGTTAG
- the LOC135251455 gene encoding gastrula zinc finger protein 5-1-like isoform X2 — MEIHNKLKIANKKRENNTSAMSTHARTTANSVLGTEVSLSFQDELAATIHGAFEVAVEIAVLEITKLVGQALGDVRDQMHETLRENKSLKQRLQAAELELSARGTCNVGDESQAQLVVTVGNVSSTAQIQQTLKSPSPQLNSKLKAGKEKIQKDDKPKAKFQMSASSNVAVEESYGFLAAPAETSTRHNGSFSEIREDGRVCSQELDPNLGEPIPSQEFVTAVKGNSPKVYTENLVNFNLEAAPGTGSTSSLCIGSGSPEVEQVKVKEEKSEPDHGSDSGSGSSASIAEEDNFNPDNLSLAQSKLLEDWRPEPLQLQSCNANPLVPCTSLSVYVPEQNTLEPAASGPSIFPSNFSNSYQPAETVGLSTSQLPYAGQIGSANSASIVPPRIHVCKVCGEAFHLPGELRRHHSQRHNPKPRNPKRQIFPPGRSPYHCTQCGRDFNRMENLKTHLRIHTGERPYTCSVCGVRFRHSGALTRHFRIHTGEKPYACSQCGKTFRNCGGLRFHQRSHTREGQGMGD, encoded by the exons ATGGAAATTCACAATAAACTCAAAATTGCTAACAAGAAAAGGGAGAATAATACTTCGGCAATGTCGACACATGCCCGTACAACAGCAAATTCAGTTTTAGGTACTGAGGTGTCGCTTTCTTTCCAAGATGAACTGGCGGCAACGATACATGGTGCATTTGAAGTGGCGGTGGAAATTGCAGTGCTGGAGATCACTAAACTGGTCGGTCAGGCCTTGGGAGATGTTCGTGACCAGATGCATGAAACATTACGGGAGAACAAGTCCCTGAAGCAACGTTTGCAAGCAGCTGAGCTAGAACTCAGTGCCCGTGGTACATGCAACGTAGGAGACGAGAGTCAGGCGCAGCTTGTGGTAACTGTGGGTAACGTCAGCTCAACTGCTCAAATACAACAAACTCTGAAGTCACCAAGCCCTCAACTGAACAGCAAATTGAAAGCAGGGaaagagaaaatacagaaaGACGACAAACCAAAAGCTAAATTCCAAATGAGCGCCTCATCGAATGTTGCAGTTGAAGAAAGTTATGGGTTTTTGGCAGCACCTGCTGAGACGAGTACAAGACACAACGGGTCATTTAGCGAAATCCGGGAGGACGGCCGAGTATGTTCCCAAGAACTGGACCCTAATTTAGGAGAACCAATCCCTAGCCAGGAATTTGTTACAG CTGTTAAGGGGAATTCACCTAAAGTGTACACTGAGAACCTGGTGAATTTTAATCTGGAGGCTGCCCCAGGAACTGGCAGCACCTCATCCCTATGCATTGGCTCAGGAAGTCCTGAAGTGGAGCAGGTCAAGGTAAAGGAAGAAAAGTCTGAGCCAGACCATGGTTCTGACTCTGGTTCTGGCTCCAGTGCCAGCATTGCTGAAGAGGATAATTTCAACCCGGATAACCTCTCTCTGGCTCAGTCCAAACTGCTTGAAGACTGGAGGCCCGAGccactgcagcttcagagctGCAACGCCAACCCTCTTGTTCCCTGCACCAGTCTCTCAGTGT ATGTTCCTGAACAGAACACCCTTGAACCAGCCGCCAGTGGCCCTTCCATCTTCCCCTCTAACTTCTCAAACTCCTACCAGCCTGCAGAGACGGTGGGACTGTCCACTTCTCAGCTGCCGTATGCCGGCCAAATTGGCAGCGCAAACTCTGCCTCCATCGTGCCTCCCAGAATACACGTCTGCAAGGTCTGCGGTGAAGCATTCCACCTGCCAGGGGAGCTGCGCCGGCACCACAGCCAGCGGCACAACCCCAAACCCAGGAACCCCAAACGGCAGATCTTTCCCCCAGGACGCAGCCCTTACCACTGCACCCAGTGCGGCCGTGACTTCAACCGCATGGAGAACCTGAAGACCCACCTGCGCATCCACACAGGGGAGCGACCCTATACCTGCTCTGTGTGCGGCGTTCGCTTCCGCCACTCGGGGGCGCTCACGAGGCACTTCCGTATCCACACTGGCGAAAAGCCCTACGCCTGCAGTCAGTGTGGCAAGACCTTCCGCAACTGCGGGGGGCTCCGCTTCCACCAGCGCTCGCACACCAGGGAAGGCCAGGGCATGGGGGACTGA